Proteins encoded together in one Thermococcus barophilus MP window:
- the cas5a gene encoding type I-A CRISPR-associated protein Cas5a — MKWLRLRIHFPSFYSYRIPDYSSQYALALPLIAPSTIKLALVATAIRISGKVSEGKRIFEYVKDAKVGIKLPKIIVVNSVFIKRLKKRKDQPGFQSSFGVREYVHFSGDLEIYLGFSKIGIPKELIIYAQSIRYLGTSDSLVYVKSVEWVDKEPADAIFPSELSKLPEGAIIYPVKDFAKKVTFEQINPYSSKKAGRPYEIKYYPILLSKRPREGKNWKLFVLS, encoded by the coding sequence ATGAAATGGTTGAGGCTTAGGATTCACTTTCCTTCATTTTATTCCTATAGGATCCCAGACTACTCATCCCAGTATGCATTAGCTCTGCCTCTAATCGCACCGTCCACAATAAAGTTGGCTCTCGTTGCAACGGCAATTAGAATAAGCGGTAAAGTTAGCGAAGGGAAGAGAATCTTTGAGTATGTAAAAGATGCAAAAGTTGGGATTAAACTTCCTAAGATCATTGTAGTAAATAGTGTCTTTATCAAGAGACTAAAAAAGAGAAAAGATCAACCAGGGTTCCAATCAAGCTTTGGAGTTAGGGAATACGTTCATTTCAGTGGGGACTTAGAAATCTATTTAGGATTCAGCAAAATTGGGATTCCAAAGGAATTGATAATCTATGCACAGAGCATCAGATATCTCGGAACAAGTGATTCACTCGTCTATGTAAAGAGCGTAGAGTGGGTAGATAAAGAACCAGCTGATGCTATTTTCCCTTCAGAACTCTCAAAGCTTCCTGAAGGGGCAATTATTTACCCGGTAAAGGACTTTGCAAAGAAAGTTACATTTGAGCAGATTAACCCATACTCATCTAAAAAAGCTGGAAGACCTTATGAGATCAAATACTATCCCATACTCCTCTCAAAACGTCCAAGAGAGGGCAAGAACTGGAAGCTCTTCGTGCTTTCTTAG
- the cas4 gene encoding CRISPR-associated protein Cas4: MTDTYPETHLIIRGTEINYLFICPTKLWYFAKGITMEQESEYVDLGKFLHEKSYFGEEKDVKIGMISIDFIKKGDIIEVHEVKKGKSMEKAHEMQALYYLYYLKKLGINAKAILNYPKLRETKEITLEGREKEVEKAIGEVEQIKSLSVPPKPVKTKKCKKCAYYELCWV, encoded by the coding sequence ATGACAGATACCTACCCCGAAACCCACCTCATCATCCGCGGCACAGAAATTAACTACCTCTTCATCTGCCCAACTAAACTTTGGTATTTTGCAAAAGGCATCACCATGGAGCAGGAAAGTGAATACGTTGATCTGGGCAAATTCCTCCACGAGAAGAGCTACTTCGGAGAAGAAAAAGATGTCAAAATAGGAATGATAAGCATTGACTTCATCAAGAAGGGCGATATCATTGAAGTCCACGAAGTCAAAAAGGGCAAATCGATGGAGAAAGCCCACGAGATGCAGGCATTGTATTATCTCTACTACCTCAAAAAGCTCGGCATAAATGCGAAAGCTATTCTGAATTATCCAAAGCTCAGGGAAACGAAGGAGATAACCTTAGAGGGCAGGGAAAAGGAAGTGGAAAAAGCTATAGGGGAAGTTGAGCAGATAAAATCCCTCTCAGTTCCACCAAAGCCTGTGAAAACAAAGAAGTGCAAAAAGTGTGCGTATTATGAGCTCTGCTGGGTTTGA
- the cas1b gene encoding type I-B CRISPR-associated endonuclease Cas1b: MRKKPLTLFSDGTLYRKENTLYFENAQGKKPLAIEGIYDIYIYGKVTITSQALHFLAQKGIAVHFFNHYGYYDGSFYPRESLHSGDLVIKQAEHYLDREKRLRLAKLFVKGAAKNMERNLKRWGVNTSFGELLEELDDARKITDIMNIEARIRQEYYALWDETLPDGFKIVKRTRRPPQNEMNALISFLNSRLYPAIISELYNTQLTPTISYLHEPSERRFSLALDLSEIFKPIIADRIANRLVKQGIIKKEHFRDDLNGVLLNDEGKKIVLKAFNEEMRKSVKHPKLKRNVTKQRLIRLEAYKLIKHLIGSQEYEPLVAWF, from the coding sequence ATGAGAAAGAAACCCCTCACCCTATTCTCGGACGGAACCCTTTACCGGAAAGAGAATACCCTCTACTTTGAGAATGCCCAGGGAAAAAAGCCCTTAGCAATTGAAGGCATCTACGACATCTATATCTATGGAAAAGTTACCATAACATCTCAGGCTCTCCACTTTTTGGCTCAGAAAGGCATAGCAGTGCACTTTTTCAACCACTACGGCTATTATGACGGCTCATTCTATCCAAGGGAAAGCCTTCACTCTGGAGATCTGGTAATAAAGCAGGCTGAGCACTATCTTGATAGAGAAAAGCGCCTAAGGCTGGCTAAGCTATTTGTAAAGGGCGCTGCAAAAAACATGGAGCGGAACTTAAAGCGCTGGGGAGTTAATACTTCATTTGGTGAGCTCTTGGAGGAGCTTGATGATGCAAGGAAGATAACCGACATCATGAACATTGAGGCGAGAATTAGGCAAGAATACTATGCTTTATGGGATGAAACTTTACCAGATGGCTTTAAGATTGTGAAGAGAACGAGAAGACCTCCGCAGAATGAAATGAATGCCCTGATAAGCTTCCTGAACTCAAGACTGTATCCCGCAATAATCAGCGAACTTTACAACACCCAGCTGACACCGACGATAAGCTATCTGCACGAGCCGAGTGAAAGAAGGTTTTCTCTTGCTTTAGATCTGAGTGAGATTTTCAAGCCAATAATAGCTGACCGCATAGCCAACCGCTTGGTGAAGCAAGGCATAATAAAGAAGGAACACTTTAGGGATGATTTAAACGGTGTTTTGCTCAATGACGAAGGAAAGAAAATTGTTCTTAAAGCGTTCAACGAAGAAATGAGGAAAAGCGTAAAGCATCCAAAGCTAAAGAGAAATGTGACCAAGCAGAGGCTGATCAGGCTTGAGGCGTACAAGCTGATAAAACATCTCATTGGAAGCCAAGAATATGAGCCGCTTGTGGCGTGGTTTTAG
- the cas2 gene encoding CRISPR-associated endonuclease Cas2 translates to MYVVIVYDVNVSRVNKVKKFLRQYLHWVQNSVFEGEITLAEFERIREGILNLIDENEDSVVIYKLRSKPKRESLGVEKNPLEDII, encoded by the coding sequence ATGTATGTGGTCATCGTTTACGATGTTAACGTCTCGAGGGTTAATAAGGTCAAGAAGTTCCTGCGTCAGTATTTGCATTGGGTTCAAAACAGCGTTTTTGAGGGAGAAATTACCTTAGCGGAGTTTGAACGAATAAGAGAAGGCATTCTTAATTTAATAGATGAGAATGAGGATTCAGTGGTGATTTACAAGCTCCGCTCAAAGCCAAAAAGAGAAAGCTTGGGGGTAGAGAAAAATCCATTGGAGGACATCATCTAA